One segment of Echeneis naucrates chromosome 15, fEcheNa1.1, whole genome shotgun sequence DNA contains the following:
- the kif11 gene encoding kinesin-like protein KIF11 isoform X1, which yields MASHNTSGAKREEKGRNIQVVVRCRPFNTMERKSSYGVIDCDQSRREVVVKTGGINDKASRKTYTFDMVFGPAAKQIDVYRSVVCPILDEVIMGYNCTVFAYGQTGTGKTFTMEGERSPDEQFTWEEDPLAGIIPRTLHQIFEKLSENGTEFSVKVSLLEIYNEELFDLLSPSEDVSERLQLFDDPRNKRGVVVKGLEEVTVHNKDEVYQILERGAAKRRTASTLMNAYSSRSHSVFSVTIHMKEITLDGEELVKIGKLNLVDLAGSENIGRSGAVDKRAREAGNINQSLLTLGRVITALVEKRPHVPYRESKLTRILQDSLGGRTKTSIIATVSPSSSNLEETLSTLEYASRAKNIMNKPEVNQKLTKRTLIKEYTEEIERLKRDLAATRDKNGVYLSSENYEGMMGQITAHEEQIAEYTDRIAAIEEELKKVTELFADSKTRLEQCTVDLNDKQQRLAETSRNLQQTKEKLNQEEFICSALTSAQESLYNTAGQLLNTVDSSTSDVSGLHDKLDRKKKVEKHNKQIQQSYSQRMEGMLDNMQRCVQEHGTKHRDMLSGYSQAIDGLLGMNDGALKGALMTIESFVGGIGQLVAEGVSRCQQRVLQQETLCLQDKGKLQQLLEEHQQDMEEILNVQTLKGLSAIKELNDTLVTSLEMQRALANKVEAMKEMGVFFSSQVQELARLREASMEGLSTLQAERDQLANEIKQAKERHQARMTQTIQFLKDQLTLSTMETQRDYTDLHSASTTVQKPLQSLQENFSSGCRVVESQVSTQADLLSSTSSSLASSLRLSADESSQTLKEMTDCCSHLHRCVSDLVERDLQWSFRAREHTETQTHELLSVMKRCSTQAQNLQQSVETHCTDQLCKAKEELSCQQKALKQALTAVQNQILDQTVLDQQESEMQDHMERSRKLLNRFLQDELQQDVPTGTTPQRREFVYPRQLVKSRTRIELLEILRGQEKQEEEEEEEDEDKHSQVDHDSLEEELSMCKESIATEPSFIDENLVFNENKRVPFFKQKKGSKKETKIPTRQKGLENENASTPQESRLPLRSQN from the exons ATGGCTTCACACAACACAAGTGGAGCGAAACGGGAGGAGAAAGGCAGGAACATCCAGGTCGTTGTCAGATGCAG ACCTTTTAACACAATGGAGAGGAAGTCATCTTATGGCGTCATTGACTGTGATCAGAGCAGAAGAGAGGTGGTTGTGAAGACGGGAGGGATCAACGACAAGGCATCACGGAAGACCTACACTTTTGACATG GTTTTTGGTCCAGCTGCTAAGCAGATCGATGTGTACAGGAGCGTAGTTTGTCCCATTCTGGATGAGGTCATTATGGGATACAACTGTACTGTGTTTGC CTATGGTCAGACTGGAACAGGTAAGACCTTCAccatggagggagagaggagccCTGATGAGCAGTTCACCTGGGAGGAG GACCCTCTGGCAGGCATCATCCCTAGAACACTGCACCAGATCTTTGAGAAGCTCTCTGAAAATGGAACTGAGTTCTCAGTTAAAGTCTCCCTGCTGGAGATCTACAACGAGGAGCTGTTTGACTTGCTCAGCCCCAGTGAGGACGTCAGTGAGCGGTTGCAACTATTTGATGACCCCCGTAACAAG cgGGGCGTGGTGGTAAAGGGTCTGGAGGAGGTGACAGTTCACAACAAAGATGAGGTGTATCAGATCCTAGAGAGAGGGGCAGCCAAGAGGAGGACAGCTTCCACCCTCATGAACGCCTACTCCAG TCGCTCCCACTCTGTGTTCTCGGTCACCATCCACATGAAGGAGATCACTCTGGATGGAGAGGAGCTGGTGAAGATTGGCAAACTCAATCTG GTGGATCTTGCTGGCAGTGAGAACATTGGACGTTCAGGTGCAGTGGACAAGCGAGCTCGTGAGGCAGGAAATATCAACCAGTCTTTGCTGACGTTGGGCAGAGTCATCACGGCTCTGGTGGAGAAGAGGCCACATGTCCCATACAG AGAGTCCAAGCTGACCAGGATCTTGCAGGATTCACTGGGAGGACGTACAAAAACGTCCATAATTGCCACTGTGTCGCCATCGTCCAGCAACTTGGAA gAGACTCTGAGCACGCTAGAATATGCGAGCAGAGCCAAGAACATCATGAACAAACCTGAGGTCAACCAGAAACTCACCAAGAGGACGCTAATCAAG GAATACACAGAGGAGATTGAGCGTCTGAAGAGAGACCTGGCTGCCACAAGGGATAAGAATGGAGTTTACCTGTCTTCAGAAAACTATGA GGGTATGATGGGCCAGATCACTGCTCATGAGGAACAGATAGCAGAGTACACAGACCGGATTGCTGCCatagaggaggagctgaagaag GTGACAGAGCTGTTTGCGGACAGTAAAACCAGACTGGAGCAGTGCACTGTCGACCTGAATGACAAGCAGCAGAG gctagCGGAGACTAGCCGAAACCTGCAGCAGACCAAAGAGAAGCTGAACCAGGAGGAGTTTATTTGCTCAGCGCTCACCTCAGCCCAGGAAAGCCTCTACAACACAGCTGGGCAG CTGCTGAACACAGTTGATTCCAGCACCAGTGATGTGTCGGGTCTCCATGATAAGttggacaggaagaagaag GTGGAGAAGCACAACAAGCAGATCCAGCAGAGTTATTCTCAGCGTATGGAGGGAATGCTTGATAACATGCAGCGCTGTGTTCAGGAGCATGGGACCAAACACCGTGACATGCTGAGCGGCTACTCGCAGGCTATCG ATGGTTTGCTTGGTATGAACGACGGGGCCCTGAAGGGAGCTCTGATGACTATAGAGTCCTTTGTGGGCGGAATTGGGCAATTGGTGGCTGAGGGTGTATCTCGATGTCAGCAGAgagtgctgcagcaggagaccCTGTGTTTACAAGACAAGGGGAAACTGCAGCAGCTACTG gaAGAGCATCAGCAGGACATGGAGGAGATCTTAAATGTTCAGACTCTGAAGGGTTTATCAGCCATCAAGGAGCTCAATGACACTCTGGTGACTTCATTAGAGATGCAGCGAGCTCTGGCCAACAAG GTGGAGGCCATGAAGGAGATGGGTGTGTTTTTCAGCAGCCAGGTTCAGGAGCTGGCACGGCTGCGGGAGGCCTCCATGGAAGGTTTGAGCACCCTGCAAGCTGAACGTGACCAACTGGCAAATGAGATCAAACAGGCAAAGGAGAGACACCAGGCG CGTATGACACAGACCATCCAGTTCCTTAAGGACCAGCTCACCCTGTCGACCATGGAGACCCAGAGGGACTACACTGATCTGCACTCAGCTTCCACAACTGTACAGAAACCTCTCCAGAGCCTCCAGGAGAACTTCAGCAG TGGTTGCAGGGTAGTCGAGAGCCAGGTCTCAACCCAGGCAGAccttctctcctccacctcctcttccctcGCCTCTTCGCTGCGCCTAAGTGCTGACGAAAGCAGCCAGACACTGAAGGAGATGACAGACTGCTGCTCTCACCTCCACCGCTGTGTGTCTG ATCTGGTGGAACGTGACCTCCAGTGGAGCTTCAGAGCCAGGGAGCACACAGAGACTCAAACCCATGAACTCCTCTCTGTGATGAAGAGGTGTTCCACTCAAGCTCAGAACCTGCAACAG aGTGTTGAGACGCACTGCACCGATCAGCTCTGCAAAGCCAAGGAGGAGCTCTCCTGCCAACAGAAGGCGCTTAAGCAGGCTCTGACAGCTGTGCAGAACCAGATCCTGGATCAGACCGTCCTGGATCAGCAGGAATCTGAGATGCAGGACCACATGGAGAGGAGTCGAAAGCTATTAAACCGCTTCCTGCaggatgagctgcagcaggacgTTCCCACCG GTACTACTCCTCAGCGTAGGGAGTTTGTGTACCCCAGGCAGCTGGTGAAGTCACGGACCCGCATCGAACTACTGGAGATCCTAAGGGGACAGgagaagcaggaggaagaggaagaggaggaggatgaagataaACACAGCCAGGTTGACCAT GACTCTCTGGAAGAAGAACTGAGTATGTGTAAAGAAAGCATAGCCACAGAGCCGTCATTCATCGATGAGAACCTTGTCTTCAATGAGAACAAACGTGTTCCTTTCTTCAAG CAGAAGAAGGGAAGCAAGAAGGAGACGAAGATCCCCACTAGACAAAAAGGGTTGGAGAATGAAAATGCATCTACACCTCAGGAATCAAGACTGCCGCTTCGCAGTCAGAACTAA